The following are encoded together in the Pedobacter steynii genome:
- a CDS encoding Rossmann-like and DUF2520 domain-containing protein, with amino-acid sequence MKIVCIGSGNVATHFSNAFKSAGSELVQIWSKNPEHAAELAIKTGAKPIADLKEIDNNADVYLIAVKDDAIEEVIAQLSAVKGMIVHTSGATDIDVFPATIAKYGVLYPLQTFSKHKAIDFNQVPLCIEAKDEEILKSLKSIALMLSPLVYEVNSEKRRILHLSAVFACNFVNHLYTLSNEILQRNELDFEILRPLIMETAEKVQNAFPVDVQTGPAIRNDEQTITKHKELLSNMPELKDIYETLSKSIKKTH; translated from the coding sequence ATGAAAATAGTTTGTATAGGTTCGGGTAATGTAGCCACACACTTTTCCAATGCTTTTAAATCAGCCGGATCTGAGCTGGTTCAAATCTGGAGTAAAAATCCGGAACATGCTGCAGAACTGGCTATCAAAACCGGGGCTAAGCCAATTGCCGATTTAAAGGAAATCGATAACAATGCTGATGTATACCTGATTGCAGTGAAGGATGATGCCATCGAAGAAGTAATCGCGCAGCTGAGCGCTGTCAAAGGAATGATCGTTCATACTTCCGGAGCTACGGATATTGATGTTTTTCCTGCCACCATTGCAAAATATGGGGTCTTATATCCATTGCAGACTTTCTCTAAACATAAAGCAATCGACTTTAATCAGGTGCCGCTTTGTATTGAGGCTAAAGATGAGGAGATATTAAAATCGTTAAAATCTATAGCGCTGATGCTGAGTCCGCTGGTGTATGAAGTGAATAGTGAAAAAAGAAGGATTTTACACCTCTCTGCTGTTTTTGCTTGTAATTTTGTGAACCATTTATATACCCTGAGCAATGAAATCCTTCAAAGGAATGAACTGGATTTCGAAATTCTGAGGCCTCTGATTATGGAGACTGCGGAAAAAGTTCAAAACGCATTTCCTGTCGATGTACAAACAGGACCGGCCATTCGTAACGACGAACAAACGATTACCAAACATAAAGAACTGTTGAGTAATATGCCTGAATTGAAGGATATCTACGAAACTTTAAGTAAAAGCATTAAAAAAACACATTAA
- the msrA gene encoding peptide-methionine (S)-S-oxide reductase MsrA yields MQIRRRVCVWMLAFFAACSAGPAQQQLESRNGFVVISLPAEGEQLATFAGGCFWAVQEGMIGLKGVHKAISGYAGGITVNPDDAAVRSKTTGHAETVQVYYDPKVISFEKLCEAFFYLHDPTQVDRQGPDIGSDYRSIAFFRTPEEFRTIRRVIDRFQAREYPNIPIVTEILPFKIIYPAEMEHQDYYKRNLWDTYIRKISRPKVNKLRRKMPEFTKSGYETE; encoded by the coding sequence ATGCAGATACGACGAAGGGTTTGTGTATGGATGCTTGCTTTTTTTGCGGCCTGTTCAGCAGGACCAGCGCAGCAGCAACTGGAAAGCAGAAATGGATTTGTGGTGATCAGTCTGCCAGCGGAAGGTGAGCAGCTGGCTACTTTTGCAGGAGGTTGTTTCTGGGCGGTGCAGGAGGGAATGATTGGTCTGAAAGGAGTCCATAAAGCGATTAGTGGATATGCAGGAGGGATTACCGTAAATCCGGATGATGCCGCTGTGCGGTCGAAAACTACTGGACATGCGGAAACGGTACAGGTTTATTATGATCCAAAAGTGATCTCTTTTGAAAAATTGTGTGAGGCCTTTTTTTATCTTCATGATCCTACTCAGGTAGACAGACAGGGCCCGGATATCGGGTCTGATTATCGGTCTATTGCTTTTTTTCGGACTCCGGAAGAATTTAGAACCATTCGCCGGGTTATCGATCGCTTTCAGGCCAGGGAATACCCGAATATTCCTATTGTTACGGAAATCCTTCCCTTTAAAATCATTTATCCGGCGGAAATGGAGCACCAGGATTACTATAAACGCAATTTATGGGATACTTATATCAGGAAAATCTCCAGACCAAAAGTGAATAAACTCCGTAGGAAAATGCCGGAATTCACCAAATCCGGATATGAAACAGAATAA
- a CDS encoding heme lyase CcmF/NrfE family subunit: MDIQFIGENLLPGKIGQFFIVLAFAASLLSTIAYFFATKNKDLGDQSWTRLGRISFLINWVSILGIGITLFYLILNHNNEYYYVYSHSSKELPVYYIVSAFWEGQEGSFWLWAFWQSLLGAILIWKAKTWENGVMTVVAFSQVFLTSMLLGVEIFGERIGSSPFILLREAVNLKDMAPVVFADPENYKNYLKFITDGRGLNPLLQNYWMVIHPPTLFLGFASMVVPFAYAVTGLWQRKYKDWVKPAMPWALFAVMILGTGIIMGSFWAYEALNFGGFWAWDPVENASIIPWLTLIAGVHVMIAFKNTGHAFFTAIFLVIISFVLVLYASFLTRSGILGETSVHSFTDLGMFGHLILYNVVFLAVPVYLLISRWKELPITNKDEETYSREFWMFIGALVITVACIQVIFSTSVPVFNAAFGTKFAPPIDAIKYYNQWQAPFAILVTIISGFSQFMKYKRTDTRKFYSSLIASIVFAVIITAGFVYLTNIYTNLMYILLTFSCVFAILANARILGQAFGGKRKLVGAAVAHMGFALLLIGALVAAATNKPISLNATNFIPVKDFEKAEKPGENIVLYKNEPKKMGRYTVTYTRDTTVAPNTIYTLNFKVYDEETGKLKEDFELNPHVQANEKMGLIASPDTKHYLTYDVYTHITSAPDKKQANGSHEEDANPEENYKAPRIVNVSTGDTLHTSSGVITVKGLNNQPKAKSLALAPGDLAVGLPLEVVVNGKTYKTEPIFLVKGNNTFDFARNIDDLGLRFRFTKVLPDQQKVELQVFEKPQQAKDWVVFKSIEFPYINLYWAGTIVMVIGFLLSIFRRQKEVKTV, from the coding sequence ATGGATATACAATTTATTGGAGAGAACCTCCTGCCCGGTAAAATCGGCCAATTCTTTATTGTTTTAGCGTTTGCGGCTTCTTTACTCTCTACGATAGCCTATTTTTTTGCTACAAAAAATAAAGACCTTGGGGATCAGTCATGGACCCGCTTAGGACGGATTTCATTTTTAATAAACTGGGTAAGCATCTTGGGAATTGGCATCACTTTATTTTACCTCATCTTAAACCACAATAACGAGTATTATTACGTTTACTCCCACTCTTCCAAAGAACTTCCTGTATATTATATTGTTTCTGCCTTTTGGGAAGGACAGGAGGGGAGTTTCTGGTTGTGGGCTTTCTGGCAGTCTTTGCTGGGTGCAATCTTAATCTGGAAAGCTAAGACCTGGGAAAATGGGGTAATGACCGTTGTTGCTTTCTCTCAGGTATTTCTGACCTCCATGTTGTTAGGCGTGGAAATATTCGGTGAGAGAATCGGAAGTTCTCCGTTTATTCTTTTAAGGGAAGCAGTAAATCTTAAAGATATGGCTCCGGTTGTATTTGCGGATCCTGAAAATTATAAAAACTATCTGAAGTTTATTACTGACGGAAGAGGACTGAATCCATTGTTACAAAACTATTGGATGGTCATTCACCCGCCAACACTATTTCTTGGTTTTGCCAGTATGGTGGTTCCATTTGCTTACGCAGTGACGGGTTTATGGCAAAGGAAATATAAAGACTGGGTTAAACCGGCAATGCCCTGGGCATTGTTTGCAGTGATGATTCTGGGTACAGGTATTATCATGGGTTCCTTCTGGGCCTATGAAGCGTTGAATTTTGGTGGGTTCTGGGCATGGGACCCTGTCGAAAATGCATCCATCATTCCATGGTTGACACTTATTGCAGGCGTTCACGTGATGATCGCTTTCAAAAATACAGGACATGCTTTCTTTACGGCTATCTTCTTAGTCATCATTAGTTTTGTATTGGTTCTATATGCTTCTTTCCTGACAAGAAGTGGAATTCTCGGAGAAACTTCGGTTCATTCTTTCACGGACCTGGGAATGTTTGGCCACCTGATTTTATACAATGTGGTGTTCCTTGCAGTACCGGTGTACCTGCTGATCTCCAGATGGAAAGAATTGCCGATTACCAATAAAGATGAAGAAACTTATTCCAGAGAATTCTGGATGTTTATCGGAGCCCTGGTGATTACTGTAGCCTGTATTCAGGTGATCTTTTCTACTTCAGTGCCGGTATTCAATGCTGCATTCGGGACCAAATTTGCTCCCCCGATCGATGCCATCAAATATTATAACCAATGGCAGGCTCCTTTTGCAATTCTGGTGACCATTATTTCTGGTTTTTCTCAGTTCATGAAATACAAGAGAACTGATACACGCAAGTTTTATAGCAGTCTGATTGCCTCTATCGTATTTGCGGTGATCATTACGGCTGGATTTGTTTACCTGACCAATATCTACACAAACTTAATGTATATCCTGCTGACCTTTAGCTGTGTGTTTGCGATCCTTGCCAATGCAAGAATCCTCGGACAGGCCTTTGGCGGGAAACGTAAACTGGTAGGCGCGGCAGTGGCCCATATGGGATTTGCTTTATTATTGATTGGAGCTTTGGTTGCTGCAGCGACGAATAAACCGATCTCCCTGAATGCAACGAATTTCATTCCGGTAAAGGATTTTGAAAAAGCGGAGAAGCCTGGTGAAAATATTGTGCTCTATAAAAATGAGCCTAAGAAAATGGGCAGGTACACAGTTACTTATACCAGAGACACTACGGTTGCCCCAAATACCATATATACTTTAAACTTCAAGGTTTACGATGAGGAAACTGGAAAACTGAAAGAGGATTTTGAATTGAACCCTCATGTGCAGGCAAATGAAAAAATGGGTCTGATTGCTTCTCCGGATACCAAACATTACCTGACCTATGATGTGTACACCCACATCACCAGTGCACCTGATAAAAAACAGGCAAACGGAAGTCATGAGGAGGATGCCAATCCGGAAGAAAATTATAAAGCACCGAGAATCGTAAATGTAAGTACAGGGGATACCCTGCATACGAGTAGCGGAGTTATTACGGTTAAAGGGTTAAACAACCAGCCAAAAGCGAAAAGCCTGGCATTAGCTCCAGGTGATCTTGCTGTAGGTTTACCACTGGAAGTGGTGGTGAACGGAAAGACTTATAAAACAGAGCCGATCTTCCTGGTAAAAGGCAACAATACTTTCGATTTTGCACGTAATATTGACGACCTGGGATTGAGATTCAGGTTCACTAAAGTACTTCCTGATCAGCAAAAAGTAGAACTGCAGGTTTTTGAAAAACCTCAGCAGGCCAAAGACTGGGTGGTATTTAAATCCATTGAATTTCCTTATATCAATTTGTATTGGGCAGGAACGATTGTCATGGTGATCGGATTTTTACTTTCTATTTTCAGAAGGCAAAAAGAAGTTAAGACGGTTTAA
- a CDS encoding Glu/Leu/Phe/Val family dehydrogenase, giving the protein MANTANETNFFADVCKNFDNAAQFTSHPEGLLTQIKACNSVYRFQFPIRRGNGFEVIDAWRVEHSHHMSPTKGGIRYSEMVNEDEVMALAALMTYKCAIVNVPFGGAKGGIKITTKNYTVGELENITRRYTTELIKKNFIGPGIDVPAPDYGSGEREMSWIADTYMTMNPGQLDALGCVTGKPIALHGIRGRKEATGRGVAYAIRECVSVGEDMAKIGFKAGLGDKRVIVQGLGNVGYHSAKFLAEFGATIVGLCEFEGAIYNADGLNIDEVFAHRKLTGSILGFPGATEFKNSMEGLEQPCDILVPAALENQITSGNIRNIKAKIIAEGANGPCTPEAEEIFTEMGGIIIPDMYCNAGGVTVSYFEWLKNLSHVAFGRMENRYAENSNRNLINTLESLTGKSIPAEHRLMIVKGASELELVNSGLEDTMIHSYHEIRETLMNKPGIQTLRTAAFVGSIDKIAISYMNLGIWP; this is encoded by the coding sequence ATGGCTAATACAGCAAACGAGACAAATTTTTTTGCAGATGTCTGCAAGAATTTTGACAATGCCGCCCAATTCACTTCCCATCCAGAGGGTCTGTTAACCCAAATCAAAGCTTGTAACAGTGTATATCGTTTCCAATTCCCTATCCGTAGAGGAAATGGTTTCGAGGTTATTGATGCATGGCGTGTGGAGCACTCTCACCATATGAGTCCTACCAAAGGTGGTATTCGCTATAGCGAAATGGTTAACGAAGATGAAGTAATGGCTTTGGCTGCTTTAATGACGTACAAATGTGCTATTGTCAACGTTCCTTTCGGAGGTGCTAAAGGGGGGATTAAAATCACAACTAAAAACTATACTGTTGGAGAGTTGGAAAACATTACCCGTCGTTATACGACAGAATTAATCAAAAAGAACTTTATTGGTCCCGGCATTGATGTTCCTGCTCCTGATTATGGATCAGGTGAGCGTGAAATGAGCTGGATCGCAGATACATATATGACCATGAACCCAGGTCAGTTGGATGCTTTGGGTTGTGTTACCGGAAAACCAATCGCATTACACGGTATCCGTGGTCGTAAAGAGGCTACCGGACGTGGCGTGGCTTACGCCATCAGAGAATGCGTTAGTGTAGGAGAAGATATGGCTAAAATTGGCTTTAAGGCTGGTTTAGGTGATAAAAGAGTGATTGTACAAGGATTAGGTAATGTGGGTTATCACTCTGCAAAATTCCTTGCAGAATTCGGAGCTACTATCGTTGGTCTTTGCGAATTTGAAGGTGCAATCTACAATGCAGACGGTTTAAATATCGATGAAGTATTTGCTCATCGTAAATTAACAGGATCCATCTTAGGATTCCCGGGTGCTACAGAATTTAAAAATTCTATGGAAGGTTTAGAGCAGCCATGCGATATCCTTGTGCCTGCAGCATTGGAAAACCAGATCACTTCAGGGAATATCAGAAATATTAAAGCTAAGATCATCGCTGAAGGTGCCAACGGACCTTGTACTCCGGAAGCAGAAGAGATCTTTACTGAAATGGGTGGTATCATTATTCCTGATATGTATTGTAATGCTGGTGGTGTTACGGTATCTTATTTTGAATGGTTAAAGAACCTTTCTCACGTAGCGTTTGGCCGTATGGAAAACCGTTATGCCGAAAACTCTAATAGAAACTTAATTAATACCCTGGAAAGCCTTACTGGTAAAAGCATTCCAGCCGAACACCGTTTAATGATTGTAAAAGGGGCTTCGGAGTTGGAATTGGTAAACTCCGGCCTGGAAGATACCATGATCCACTCTTACCATGAGATCAGAGAAACTTTAATGAACAAACCTGGTATCCAGACTTTAAGAACAGCTGCATTTGTAGGTTCAATTGATAAGATTGCAATTTCTTATATGAACCTTGGTATCTGGCCATAA
- a CDS encoding bacteriocin-like protein, with product MLKTNLKLAGNQKLSRNELKKVTGGGIIPPGCSISCTHRLPNGPIQFGCPSYEECVP from the coding sequence ATGTTAAAGACCAATTTAAAATTAGCAGGAAATCAAAAATTAAGCAGAAATGAGCTTAAAAAAGTAACAGGTGGAGGAATAATCCCTCCTGGCTGCTCTATTAGCTGTACCCACAGGCTTCCAAACGGCCCGATCCAATTTGGCTGTCCCAGCTACGAAGAATGTGTTCCTTAA
- the ccsA gene encoding cytochrome c biogenesis protein CcsA, translating into MYKSWWKILGAVLVIYSTIAGFLVKTPDLPIVRESIRNLYFHVPMWFSMIVLFSVSVFYSVKYLSSSNPEDDTKAVESVNAGVIFGMLGITTGMIWARFAWGQAWSFDVKQNFAAISILLYFAYLVLRNAVDEEQKRAKISAIYNIFAFPIMVVLLFVLPRLSDSLHPGDGGNPGFNSYDLDSRMRMVFYPACLGWILVGYWIYTILYRVRILEKNNR; encoded by the coding sequence ATGTATAAGAGCTGGTGGAAAATATTAGGAGCAGTGCTGGTAATTTATTCAACTATTGCAGGTTTTTTGGTTAAGACGCCAGATTTGCCCATTGTTCGTGAAAGTATCAGAAACCTGTATTTTCATGTTCCTATGTGGTTTAGCATGATCGTTTTATTTAGCGTATCTGTTTTTTATAGTGTTAAATACCTAAGCAGCAGCAACCCTGAGGATGATACCAAAGCTGTGGAAAGCGTGAATGCCGGGGTGATTTTTGGAATGCTGGGAATTACGACTGGTATGATCTGGGCAAGGTTTGCCTGGGGACAGGCCTGGAGTTTTGATGTGAAACAAAATTTTGCTGCCATTTCAATCCTTCTTTATTTTGCCTATCTGGTATTACGGAATGCGGTGGACGAAGAACAAAAGAGGGCGAAAATCTCTGCCATCTATAATATATTTGCTTTCCCGATTATGGTCGTGCTGCTTTTTGTACTGCCGCGTTTATCCGACTCATTGCATCCTGGTGACGGCGGAAATCCGGGTTTTAATTCTTACGACCTTGACAGCCGGATGAGGATGGTATTCTATCCTGCATGCCTGGGCTGGATTCTGGTTGGTTATTGGATCTACACCATCTTATACAGGGTTCGTATCCTTGAAAAAAATAACCGCTAA
- a CDS encoding heme exporter protein CcmB: MNLIDQVKFLIKKELLLEWRSKYALNGVLLYVVSTVFVCYLSFVSVEKITWNALFWIIMLFASINAVSKSFLQESRGRQLYIYTIASPLALIISKTIYNVLLMMLLTVIALTFYTLVFSYVPEDLGLYIVATLLGSLSFSTIFTMISAIASKAGNGGMLMAILSFPVVIPVLIVLIKLTKNAIDGLDRSVSLDEIGILLIINALVMSVSLILFPYLWRD; this comes from the coding sequence ATGAATTTAATAGATCAGGTTAAGTTTTTAATTAAGAAAGAGCTGCTGTTGGAATGGCGTTCCAAATACGCTTTGAATGGTGTTCTTCTCTATGTCGTGTCGACGGTTTTTGTCTGCTACTTATCTTTTGTAAGTGTAGAAAAGATTACCTGGAATGCTTTGTTCTGGATCATTATGCTGTTTGCTTCGATCAATGCAGTCTCAAAAAGTTTTCTGCAGGAAAGTAGAGGACGGCAACTGTACATTTATACAATAGCAAGCCCTTTGGCACTGATTATTTCAAAAACCATTTACAATGTGTTGTTGATGATGTTACTGACGGTTATTGCACTTACCTTTTATACCCTGGTATTTAGTTATGTACCGGAGGATCTTGGTTTGTATATCGTCGCTACGCTTTTGGGAAGCTTAAGTTTCTCTACCATATTTACAATGATATCAGCAATTGCTTCTAAGGCCGGTAATGGGGGGATGTTGATGGCCATTCTGAGTTTTCCTGTGGTCATCCCGGTATTGATCGTATTGATAAAGCTGACCAAAAATGCAATAGATGGACTGGACAGAAGTGTAAGTCTGGATGAAATTGGCATTTTGCTGATCATAAATGCGTTGGTGATGTCAGTTTCCTTAATTTTATTCCCGTATCTCTGGAGGGATTAA
- a CDS encoding methylated-DNA--[protein]-cysteine S-methyltransferase, translated as MSNQYCSILQSPLGPVSIFADDQYVQKITFREPSDSDNQADSSTLTENELTKLAVSQLTDYFEGRLKTFTLPLKQSGTAFQQEVWSALLTIGYGVTRSYLQMAKQMNNVLAIRAMAAANGKNNLAIVVPCHRVIGSDGTLVGYAGSLWRKKWLLDHEREVSQQGQMTLKF; from the coding sequence ATGAGTAATCAATATTGCAGTATTTTACAGAGCCCCCTTGGTCCCGTCAGCATCTTTGCCGATGATCAGTATGTTCAAAAAATCACTTTTAGAGAACCATCTGATTCCGATAACCAGGCAGACTCTTCAACACTTACTGAAAATGAGCTTACAAAACTGGCCGTTTCCCAGCTTACAGATTACTTTGAAGGCCGTCTAAAAACCTTTACCCTACCCTTAAAACAATCCGGCACAGCATTCCAGCAGGAAGTATGGTCTGCCCTGCTTACGATAGGTTACGGCGTCACCAGATCTTACCTGCAAATGGCAAAACAGATGAACAATGTACTCGCCATAAGGGCGATGGCTGCAGCGAATGGGAAGAACAACCTTGCCATTGTTGTACCTTGTCACAGGGTAATCGGAAGTGACGGCACTTTAGTTGGCTATGCCGGATCGCTCTGGCGCAAAAAGTGGTTACTGGACCATGAAAGGGAAGTTAGTCAGCAGGGACAAATGACCTTAAAATTCTAA
- a CDS encoding CcmD family protein translates to MKKITATFLMFMITMQLFAQGQGSAITDSLYASGKIYVVVACVVLILLGLLFFLFTIEKRLKKLEKKTSAKI, encoded by the coding sequence ATGAAAAAAATTACAGCAACCTTTTTAATGTTCATGATCACCATGCAGCTGTTCGCTCAGGGGCAAGGTTCGGCCATTACTGATAGCCTATACGCTTCCGGAAAAATATACGTTGTGGTAGCATGTGTGGTGCTAATCTTGCTGGGCTTGCTTTTTTTTCTATTTACGATAGAAAAAAGATTAAAAAAATTAGAAAAGAAAACTTCGGCTAAAATCTAA
- a CDS encoding KdsC family phosphatase — MFLQKLKEITTFIFDVDGVLTNGDILASDSGEFLRTFNIKDGYALQLAVKRGYQVGIISGGKGQAMQKRFEGLGIKAIFLGVSDKVTVLESYLEKIQVNTNQVLYMGDDIPDLKVMKMVGLPTCPADAVPEIKAISQYVSPYTGGKTAVRDVIEKVLRVQENWFDEHPSAADSGK; from the coding sequence ATGTTTCTGCAAAAACTTAAAGAAATTACCACATTTATATTTGATGTAGATGGTGTATTAACGAATGGTGATATCCTGGCCTCGGATTCGGGGGAGTTTTTGCGGACATTTAATATCAAAGATGGCTATGCCCTGCAACTCGCTGTGAAACGTGGATATCAGGTAGGTATCATTTCCGGTGGAAAAGGTCAGGCGATGCAAAAACGCTTTGAAGGCCTGGGTATTAAAGCGATCTTTCTGGGGGTTTCTGATAAAGTAACCGTATTGGAAAGTTATCTGGAAAAAATTCAGGTTAATACCAACCAGGTATTGTACATGGGAGATGACATCCCGGATCTTAAAGTCATGAAGATGGTAGGCCTGCCTACCTGTCCGGCAGATGCTGTTCCGGAAATTAAAGCCATTTCTCAATATGTTTCTCCTTATACCGGAGGTAAAACTGCGGTTAGGGATGTGATTGAAAAGGTACTTCGTGTGCAGGAAAACTGGTTTGACGAACATCCTTCTGCAGCCGATTCCGGCAAATAA
- a CDS encoding cytochrome c maturation protein CcmE yields the protein MRKSAIIGLITIAICVGFLISLNAGTSNYSTFSEAAKDSREFHVMGYWEKAKGMYYDAQKDANHFAFYMKDEKGLVNKVVYNGTKPQDFERSEKLVLIGKMKDDTFYASKILMKCPSKYNNDLVEVKEDGQVIKYN from the coding sequence ATGAGAAAAAGTGCAATTATTGGTTTAATTACAATAGCAATCTGTGTAGGGTTCTTAATCAGCCTGAATGCCGGCACAAGCAACTATTCCACTTTCTCCGAAGCTGCAAAAGATTCCCGTGAATTCCATGTCATGGGATACTGGGAAAAAGCGAAAGGGATGTATTATGATGCCCAGAAAGATGCCAATCATTTTGCTTTCTACATGAAAGATGAAAAGGGCCTTGTGAACAAAGTAGTTTACAACGGCACAAAACCTCAGGATTTCGAACGTTCAGAAAAATTAGTTTTAATTGGTAAAATGAAAGATGATACCTTTTATGCTTCAAAAATATTGATGAAATGTCCTTCTAAATATAACAATGACCTTGTAGAGGTAAAAGAGGACGGTCAGGTAATAAAATACAACTAA
- a CDS encoding 2Fe-2S iron-sulfur cluster-binding protein, producing MSIFKLKINFEEQGKEPIELPIAGGESVLDVCLDHGIELQHNCGGVCGCSTCHVYVNKGMDDIQEISDKEEDFIDRAVRPRITSRLGCQCVVVNGDIEVTIPDQSEFLGH from the coding sequence ATGAGTATTTTTAAATTAAAGATAAATTTTGAAGAGCAGGGTAAAGAGCCAATTGAACTTCCTATCGCCGGAGGGGAATCAGTTCTTGATGTATGCCTTGATCACGGAATAGAATTACAACATAACTGCGGGGGGGTATGCGGTTGTAGTACCTGTCATGTGTATGTGAATAAGGGAATGGATGATATCCAGGAAATTTCCGATAAGGAAGAAGACTTTATTGATCGCGCGGTTCGTCCGAGAATTACTTCCAGACTGGGATGCCAGTGTGTGGTAGTGAACGGGGATATTGAAGTGACCATTCCTGACCAGTCCGAGTTTTTAGGCCATTAA
- the iscX gene encoding Fe-S cluster assembly protein IscX — protein sequence MQDKFALPIYWNDHEDIAQELYEKFGDEFNEAKIYRIRFTELLEWVLTLPNFKGTREESNEGHLEQIQSAWVYEWRDNQG from the coding sequence ATGCAAGATAAATTTGCTTTACCGATTTATTGGAACGACCACGAGGACATTGCTCAGGAATTATATGAGAAATTCGGGGACGAATTCAATGAAGCCAAGATATACCGTATCAGGTTTACTGAATTATTGGAATGGGTACTAACCTTACCTAATTTTAAAGGAACCAGAGAAGAAAGTAATGAAGGCCACCTGGAGCAAATCCAGTCTGCCTGGGTTTATGAATGGAGAGATAACCAAGGCTAA